The following coding sequences are from one Candidatus Nitrohelix vancouverensis window:
- the hisH gene encoding imidazole glycerol phosphate synthase subunit HisH, with the protein MVNVAIVDYGLGNLFSIQRAFDSLGANSCITEKPEELTAADKIVLPGVGAFEEGMCRLRKNGLMEALIAVKVMGKPILGICLGMQLLMSESEENGLHSGLDFLTGRVVRFTPCINPDERYKIPHICWNSIQRPDEAEDTWSRSVLSGIPGGAFMYFAHSYYVEITGNNDLLAKTSYGVDHFASVVQKDNVAGCQFHPERSGEQGLQILNNFVNG; encoded by the coding sequence ATTGTTAATGTAGCTATAGTCGATTATGGATTAGGTAATTTGTTTAGTATTCAACGCGCCTTTGATTCACTCGGCGCGAACTCTTGTATTACTGAAAAACCGGAAGAACTGACCGCGGCAGACAAAATCGTTTTGCCTGGCGTGGGAGCGTTTGAGGAGGGTATGTGTCGCCTCCGAAAAAACGGACTCATGGAAGCCTTGATTGCGGTTAAAGTGATGGGAAAACCAATTCTTGGTATTTGTCTGGGGATGCAGCTTTTGATGAGCGAGTCGGAAGAGAATGGATTGCACTCGGGTTTGGATTTTCTCACCGGAAGAGTGGTTCGGTTTACGCCCTGCATCAATCCCGATGAAAGGTACAAAATACCCCATATTTGCTGGAATTCGATCCAACGTCCTGACGAGGCTGAAGACACATGGAGTCGCAGTGTACTGTCGGGTATTCCAGGGGGCGCCTTTATGTATTTTGCGCATTCATACTATGTGGAGATTACAGGGAACAATGATTTGCTGGCGAAAACATCTTACGGCGTTGATCACTTTGCATCCGTCGTTCAAAAAGATAATGTAGCGGGTTGCCAATTTCACCCGGAACGGAGCGGAGAGCAGGGACTGCAGATTTTGAATAATTTTGTTAACGGATAA
- a CDS encoding aminomethyl-transferring glycine dehydrogenase subunit GcvPA, with amino-acid sequence MPYIPHTENDIREMLAAVGVQTVDELFDCIPEPLRLEDGALELPTGMAESDLTGHFRELGKRNRNASVFLGAGAYRHYVPAIVGALALRGEFSTSYTPYQPEVSQGTLQAIFEFQTMVSMLTGMEIANASVYDGASSMAEAVLMANRINRKNKVLISRAVHPEYREVARTYCRGGQVEFQEIPYDEETGQTDLEKLYEALSPEVSPEVSAVVIQTPNFFGVVEEFKDLRERLDEIDALLIVNVTEALSMALLKSPGERGADIVSAEGQSFGLPVSFGGPYVGLFSTREKFLRQMPGRLCGETVDRRGRRSYALTLSTREQHIRREKATSNICTNQGLCALSATIYLAYMGKQGLRDLAILNLKKADYLKNKLAKVSGFEIAFSSDTFNEFVLRCPRPAIEIRDNLLQEKIIAGFPLAEDYPELKNSLLLCATEANSREEMDRLVDKLASMR; translated from the coding sequence ATGCCATACATTCCACATACAGAAAACGATATCAGGGAAATGCTTGCGGCCGTCGGCGTGCAAACCGTCGATGAACTGTTCGACTGCATTCCAGAACCATTGCGCCTCGAAGACGGCGCCTTGGAACTGCCCACCGGAATGGCGGAGAGCGACCTGACCGGTCATTTTCGCGAGTTGGGAAAACGGAACCGCAACGCGTCTGTTTTCCTCGGCGCCGGAGCCTATCGTCATTATGTGCCCGCAATCGTCGGGGCGCTGGCTTTGCGCGGAGAATTTTCGACCAGCTACACGCCGTATCAACCCGAAGTCAGCCAGGGAACCCTGCAGGCCATTTTCGAGTTCCAGACCATGGTGTCCATGTTAACGGGAATGGAGATCGCCAACGCATCCGTCTACGACGGCGCGTCGAGCATGGCGGAAGCGGTTCTCATGGCCAACCGCATCAATCGAAAAAACAAGGTTCTGATTTCGCGCGCAGTTCACCCCGAATACCGCGAAGTCGCCAGAACGTATTGTCGAGGCGGACAGGTCGAGTTTCAGGAAATACCTTACGATGAGGAAACCGGGCAGACCGACCTTGAAAAACTCTACGAGGCGCTCAGCCCCGAAGTCAGCCCCGAAGTCAGCGCCGTGGTCATTCAAACTCCCAATTTTTTTGGCGTTGTCGAAGAATTCAAAGACTTGAGAGAACGGCTCGATGAAATCGACGCCCTCCTGATCGTAAATGTCACCGAAGCCTTGTCGATGGCGCTGTTGAAATCGCCCGGCGAGCGCGGCGCAGATATCGTTTCAGCGGAAGGTCAATCCTTTGGTCTCCCCGTTTCGTTCGGCGGCCCTTACGTCGGCTTGTTTTCAACCCGCGAAAAATTTCTCCGCCAGATGCCCGGTCGCTTGTGCGGTGAAACCGTGGACCGACGAGGTCGACGCTCCTACGCGCTGACCCTCTCCACCCGCGAACAACATATCCGTCGTGAAAAAGCCACATCCAACATCTGTACCAACCAGGGCCTGTGCGCTTTGTCGGCGACCATCTACCTCGCCTACATGGGCAAACAAGGCCTGAGAGATCTGGCAATCCTCAATTTAAAAAAAGCAGACTACCTGAAAAACAAACTCGCTAAAGTGAGCGGTTTTGAAATTGCGTTTTCGTCTGACACCTTCAATGAATTTGTTTTGCGATGCCCTCGTCCCGCCATAGAGATTCGCGACAATTTACTCCAGGAAAAAATCATCGCAGGATTTCCTCTGGCAGAAGACTATCCTGAACTGAAAAACTCTCTTCTCCTTTGCGCCACCGAGGCCAACTCCCGCGAGGAAATGGATCGACTGGTCGACAAGCTTGCCAGCATGCGCTGA
- a CDS encoding ABC transporter ATP-binding protein has translation MDFLMKSNLSRLWVLIEGKRAVLLVLYCVALMCTILESFGIASLYPIIDSFQDVKKLAFYESQLLYYFPFLESIASGSNFLPFALVLIGFLFVFKNLFLVLAGYGTSKVIAGLHCDWINRIFDYYLKQPYQFFVEHKTGDLVQKQLMQTEKAAAVLRELIRLLGSLTTIIALYIVMLIVAFEATLILTLVIIPVYYFTSMISRGPIFRKGERIVEIQRQGFSLTTEVLTGIRQVKIFSAEKYFSSYLKKLWDEFARHHVHTSVLSSLPRPSLESIVVVMGLFGAFFFMNEEKYTKEIVPVLAVFAAALYRMLPLFSGASNQAMNVAGMMPAANLVVDLLSQEEPDIPSKSVENFEKELVLNNISFSYGKSPVLSGVTMRFQPNQFYGIVGASGSGKSTIVDLLSGFYYPQSGQVTVDGVDLKTLNSRSWLSMLGVISQDTFIFSGSVADNICFGVDELGRNKELMYEAARTAYADEFIMQLPEGYNTRVGERGMKLSGGQRQRLAIARALYLNPPILIFDEATSSLDTLSEKKIQESINNLHGKRTIIVIAHRLSAVFNADHIYVLDQGKVVEEGRHESLSQGSGLYSRLCSGQILN, from the coding sequence ATGGATTTTTTGATGAAGAGTAACTTGTCTCGACTGTGGGTTCTAATTGAAGGAAAACGAGCAGTGTTGCTGGTTTTGTACTGCGTTGCTCTCATGTGTACCATTTTAGAATCTTTTGGAATCGCCTCATTGTATCCAATCATAGATAGTTTTCAGGACGTTAAAAAATTAGCTTTTTATGAAAGCCAACTCCTTTACTATTTCCCCTTTCTGGAGTCAATTGCATCGGGTTCAAACTTTCTCCCTTTCGCTTTAGTCCTCATTGGTTTTCTCTTTGTGTTTAAGAATCTGTTTTTGGTATTAGCTGGTTATGGAACTTCCAAGGTAATTGCCGGTTTGCATTGCGACTGGATCAACCGGATATTTGATTATTACCTGAAACAGCCGTATCAATTTTTTGTTGAGCATAAGACAGGAGACCTTGTCCAAAAGCAATTGATGCAGACTGAAAAAGCGGCGGCAGTTTTGAGGGAATTGATACGTCTTCTGGGGAGTTTGACCACGATCATAGCGCTTTATATTGTGATGTTGATCGTGGCTTTCGAGGCCACGTTAATTCTGACGCTTGTAATCATTCCGGTTTATTATTTCACGTCTATGATTTCCAGGGGACCCATTTTTAGAAAAGGAGAGAGGATCGTAGAAATCCAACGCCAGGGTTTTTCTCTAACGACAGAAGTTCTCACAGGTATTCGCCAGGTAAAAATATTCAGCGCCGAAAAGTATTTTTCAAGTTATCTGAAAAAACTCTGGGATGAGTTTGCGCGACACCACGTTCACACATCAGTTCTGTCGTCATTGCCGCGCCCCTCTCTGGAATCCATAGTGGTGGTGATGGGGCTTTTTGGCGCTTTTTTTTTCATGAACGAAGAGAAATATACCAAAGAAATTGTTCCCGTTCTTGCTGTTTTTGCAGCCGCACTGTATCGGATGTTGCCATTATTTTCCGGCGCAAGCAATCAGGCGATGAATGTGGCAGGTATGATGCCTGCGGCAAATCTTGTGGTAGATTTGTTGTCGCAAGAGGAGCCAGATATCCCATCGAAGTCTGTCGAGAATTTTGAGAAAGAGCTGGTTCTGAACAACATTTCATTTTCCTATGGCAAGTCTCCGGTTTTAAGCGGCGTGACCATGCGATTTCAACCCAACCAATTTTATGGAATTGTTGGCGCTTCGGGAAGCGGAAAATCAACCATTGTGGACCTTTTAAGCGGATTTTATTATCCACAATCGGGGCAGGTGACCGTAGACGGCGTAGATCTCAAGACATTGAATAGCCGTTCGTGGTTATCAATGCTAGGGGTTATCAGTCAGGACACGTTTATTTTCAGCGGATCTGTCGCAGATAACATATGCTTTGGCGTTGATGAGTTGGGCCGGAATAAGGAGCTTATGTATGAAGCCGCTCGCACCGCATACGCTGATGAATTTATTATGCAATTGCCCGAAGGCTACAATACCCGGGTGGGTGAGCGCGGGATGAAATTATCCGGCGGACAAAGGCAACGGCTTGCGATTGCCAGGGCGCTTTATCTGAACCCGCCTATTTTGATATTTGACGAGGCGACGAGTTCGCTCGATACCTTGTCTGAAAAAAAGATCCAGGAATCAATCAATAACCTTCATGGAAAACGCACGATCATTGTGATTGCGCATCGGTTATCTGCGGTATTCAACGCCGACCATATCTATGTGCTAGACCAGGGGAAAGTGGTCGAGGAGGGGCGTCATGAGAGTTTGAGCCAAGGTTCAGGCCTTTACAGTCGATTATGTTCCGGGCAGATACTGAATTGA
- a CDS encoding N-acetyl sugar amidotransferase produces MSFFSGKFVNDKKSTFFTLDKQFDELPQEVQFCANCVVSNQRPRTIFNAEGVCSACQWAWEKDHVVDWELRQKELKELCDRFRSKDGSYDVIVPGSGGKDSAFVAHQLKHRFKMNPLCVTWAPFEWTNIGWTNLTNFIKSGFFNIVGHPNGILHRKLARLAFEVKGDAWEPFAYGQKAWAYHMAQAFGIKLIFYGENGELEYGGSTQYKDAPKERPEDWLRQYYKGSHVDDLVRVGLDKGILSKEESISPDLKWYKAPAPEVIEDLGLEMHWFSYYEKWTPQENFYYAVKHTGFQLNDEGRTESTYTKYSSLDDKLDGFHFYLGYMKFGLGRASRDAQQDIRRHHITREEGVILVNRYDHEFPRKHFRWMLDYLQLTEEFFWQVMDFYRSQSNVWERVNGEWKLKSIVS; encoded by the coding sequence ATGAGTTTTTTTTCAGGGAAATTTGTGAACGATAAAAAGTCAACTTTTTTCACATTAGACAAACAATTTGATGAGTTGCCTCAAGAAGTTCAATTCTGCGCCAATTGCGTGGTTTCCAATCAACGACCGAGAACTATTTTTAACGCAGAAGGAGTTTGTTCGGCTTGCCAGTGGGCTTGGGAAAAGGATCATGTGGTTGACTGGGAGCTTCGACAAAAAGAATTGAAGGAGCTGTGCGATCGCTTTAGAAGTAAAGATGGAAGCTACGATGTGATCGTTCCCGGAAGCGGAGGCAAGGATAGCGCTTTTGTCGCCCACCAGTTAAAACATCGATTCAAGATGAATCCACTCTGTGTCACTTGGGCTCCCTTTGAATGGACGAACATTGGATGGACCAATCTCACCAATTTTATCAAATCCGGGTTTTTTAATATCGTGGGACACCCCAATGGGATATTGCATCGGAAGCTGGCGAGACTTGCTTTCGAGGTGAAGGGCGATGCCTGGGAACCTTTCGCTTATGGACAAAAAGCATGGGCCTATCATATGGCCCAGGCTTTTGGAATCAAGCTGATATTCTACGGCGAGAACGGCGAATTGGAATATGGAGGGTCCACTCAATACAAAGACGCCCCAAAAGAACGACCGGAAGACTGGCTCCGACAATATTATAAAGGAAGCCATGTCGACGACCTCGTAAGGGTGGGGTTGGATAAAGGAATTCTTAGCAAAGAAGAGTCCATTTCCCCCGATTTGAAATGGTATAAGGCGCCTGCCCCGGAAGTGATCGAGGATTTGGGCTTGGAAATGCATTGGTTTTCTTATTATGAAAAATGGACTCCTCAGGAGAATTTTTACTACGCGGTGAAACACACTGGTTTTCAGTTAAATGATGAAGGGCGGACTGAAAGTACTTATACAAAATACTCCAGTCTTGACGACAAGCTCGACGGTTTTCATTTTTATTTGGGATATATGAAATTTGGCTTGGGACGAGCTTCGAGAGACGCTCAGCAGGATATCCGCAGGCACCATATTACCCGAGAAGAAGGTGTGATATTGGTGAATCGCTACGACCATGAATTTCCCCGGAAACATTTCCGATGGATGCTGGATTACCTGCAATTAACAGAAGAATTTTTCTGGCAGGTGATGGATTTTTATCGTAGCCAGTCCAATGTTTGGGAGAGAGTGAATGGGGAGTGGAAGTTGAAGAGTATTGTGAGCTGA
- the gcvH gene encoding glycine cleavage system protein GcvH encodes METPQDLLYTIEHEWIRVNGNKGVIGISAFAQDQLGDVVFVEMPAVGAELTQGETFGVVESVKTVSDLYAPVNGKVTAVNKALEENPELVNSSPYGDGWILEIELFVPEKTDHLLKPAQYEEQCGKEGA; translated from the coding sequence ATGGAGACTCCTCAGGATCTTTTATACACCATTGAACATGAATGGATTCGCGTCAACGGAAACAAGGGCGTGATTGGCATTTCCGCATTTGCACAGGATCAATTGGGAGACGTCGTTTTCGTTGAAATGCCTGCGGTCGGCGCCGAATTGACGCAAGGAGAAACGTTCGGTGTCGTCGAGTCGGTTAAAACCGTGTCCGACCTGTACGCGCCCGTCAACGGCAAAGTCACCGCTGTCAACAAAGCGCTGGAAGAAAATCCAGAGTTGGTGAATTCCAGTCCCTATGGAGACGGCTGGATTCTGGAGATCGAACTCTTTGTGCCGGAAAAAACCGACCACCTGTTAAAACCCGCGCAATACGAAGAACAATGCGGCAAAGAAGGCGCCTGA
- the hisF gene encoding imidazole glycerol phosphate synthase subunit HisF: protein MPKTIRVIPRLDIKGPNLVKGIQLDGHRVLGTAEEFAKIYYQYGADELIYQDTVASLYRRNSLLEIVSKTARDIFIPLTVAGGIRSCNDIRQMLRAGADKVAINTAATENPNLLSEAARLFGSQCIVSSIEAFRLDNGKYEVWVDYGRERTNLNAIDWAAQVEDLGVGEILLTSINNDGMGVGYDLELIEKISSRASIPVIACGGAGKLDHFVDATLKAGADAVSAASIFHYHYALPKVGQKTMQFQGDRLRMGEHIDSGNIDFLNYGYGGIRSITVDPCDIMNVKSHLKANSVNIRS from the coding sequence ATGCCTAAAACGATTAGAGTGATTCCGCGTCTTGATATCAAAGGCCCCAATCTGGTTAAGGGAATTCAATTGGATGGTCATCGTGTGCTTGGAACTGCGGAAGAATTTGCAAAAATTTATTATCAGTATGGCGCTGATGAATTAATTTATCAGGATACGGTAGCCAGTTTATATCGTCGGAACAGTTTGCTGGAAATCGTAAGCAAAACAGCCCGTGATATTTTTATTCCATTAACGGTAGCGGGTGGTATTCGTAGTTGCAATGACATAAGACAAATGCTCAGGGCAGGCGCCGACAAGGTGGCCATTAATACCGCGGCGACTGAAAATCCAAATTTACTTTCTGAAGCGGCCAGATTATTTGGTTCGCAATGCATTGTTAGCTCTATTGAAGCGTTTCGTCTGGATAATGGTAAGTATGAGGTTTGGGTCGATTATGGCAGAGAAAGAACGAACCTGAACGCGATCGATTGGGCGGCGCAGGTGGAAGACCTGGGTGTTGGGGAAATTTTATTAACTTCGATCAATAACGACGGAATGGGTGTAGGCTACGACTTGGAATTGATAGAGAAAATTTCTTCTCGAGCCAGCATTCCAGTCATTGCTTGCGGCGGCGCCGGCAAGCTGGATCATTTTGTAGATGCGACCCTTAAAGCGGGGGCCGATGCTGTTTCTGCCGCTTCCATTTTTCATTACCATTATGCTCTTCCCAAGGTAGGTCAGAAGACCATGCAATTCCAGGGAGACCGATTACGTATGGGAGAACATATTGATTCCGGCAATATCGATTTTTTAAATTACGGTTATGGAGGGATCAGAAGTATTACCGTAGACCCTTGCGATATCATGAATGTGAAGTCGCATTTGAAAGCGAATTCTGTAAATATCCGGAGCTGA
- a CDS encoding radical SAM protein, translating to MSDKSNPKILMVTTPIRPVPTNFPPIGSLSVLTALHQAGYENTIFYNIDRLRPSYSEVLEFIKKEQPDILGVSAVVSTAYDYTKKLTLDVKKMFPDTTILLGGNMGASAEILLKKTGVDFVCTGEGEQMAVDFVNCWVQAKGKGDFADVKGVSYLDDESNFVVTPFSDPIEPERMYEIDWSILEDLGQMEIFVPVTTPEMLSGTAFGHDARVYEPHRYGKTILTIPVSKGCVARCTFCHRWDRAIRYIPLATLMERIDYFIEKYNTGFINVADENFGTNKRYLSEFIKEMKKRDLLWKVGGMRVHDITSKWIGDMKEAGCVEIQYGMESGSQRILDVMEKKTTVEENMRAVRLMAENNLHTTMQMVLGMPGESPETVKETAAFTSYAAELARETDPNDLSINFAQALPGTPLYEVGRRKGFIGQSFDDEEKYLLQISDRDARDGEAYINYTDYPKIMLEKWRFEIQNATVVTYIKKWGMKAYYKKLMDSTRLKYLIQQKTGKVSEDSGYFADPARAKEQNMYMDSANLLETEGQEESLAELRRHLPSFFSLIKKRAKIGHIAMFYPIIFWRVRRFMVVLFILNGFRKYPLNVSLGLTKEYLIWRFKEWFSLSETPPLAGGYTSLRKVLRNNVLPEIVTDNPMMESLRKGR from the coding sequence ATGTCCGACAAAAGTAATCCTAAAATACTGATGGTGACAACGCCGATAAGACCGGTACCGACCAATTTCCCTCCAATAGGCAGTTTGTCGGTGCTTACGGCATTGCATCAAGCGGGATATGAAAATACTATCTTTTATAATATTGACCGGCTTCGCCCGTCCTATTCAGAGGTTTTAGAATTTATAAAGAAGGAACAGCCTGACATTCTAGGCGTCAGCGCGGTTGTCTCCACAGCTTATGATTACACAAAAAAACTGACACTAGACGTTAAGAAGATGTTTCCCGACACGACAATTTTATTGGGCGGGAACATGGGGGCCTCTGCTGAAATTTTATTAAAAAAAACAGGGGTTGATTTTGTGTGCACGGGGGAAGGGGAACAGATGGCGGTGGATTTTGTTAACTGCTGGGTTCAGGCAAAAGGTAAAGGTGATTTTGCCGACGTTAAAGGGGTTTCCTATCTTGATGACGAATCAAACTTTGTTGTCACTCCTTTTTCAGACCCGATTGAACCTGAAAGAATGTATGAAATAGACTGGTCGATTCTGGAAGATTTGGGGCAAATGGAGATTTTTGTTCCAGTCACGACTCCGGAGATGCTGTCTGGAACCGCTTTTGGGCATGATGCCAGGGTCTACGAACCGCATAGATACGGAAAAACCATTTTGACAATTCCGGTTTCAAAGGGGTGTGTAGCGCGATGCACTTTCTGTCATCGATGGGATAGAGCGATTCGTTATATTCCCTTAGCCACGTTAATGGAGCGAATTGATTATTTCATCGAAAAATATAATACCGGTTTCATTAACGTCGCCGATGAAAACTTCGGTACCAACAAAAGGTATTTAAGCGAATTTATCAAAGAAATGAAAAAACGGGATTTATTGTGGAAAGTGGGTGGGATGAGGGTGCATGACATCACCTCAAAATGGATTGGGGATATGAAGGAAGCCGGTTGTGTTGAGATTCAATATGGCATGGAAAGCGGAAGCCAGCGCATATTGGACGTCATGGAGAAAAAAACGACGGTCGAGGAAAATATGAGGGCCGTTCGTTTGATGGCTGAGAACAACTTGCACACAACCATGCAAATGGTTTTAGGTATGCCTGGCGAGTCGCCCGAAACTGTCAAGGAGACCGCAGCGTTCACTTCCTACGCGGCAGAGCTGGCTAGAGAGACGGACCCGAACGACTTGAGCATCAATTTTGCTCAGGCTTTGCCGGGAACGCCCTTGTATGAGGTTGGTCGGCGGAAGGGCTTTATCGGGCAGTCCTTTGACGATGAGGAAAAATATCTTTTGCAAATTTCTGACCGTGACGCCAGAGATGGCGAGGCTTATATCAATTACACGGACTATCCAAAGATCATGCTGGAAAAGTGGCGCTTTGAAATTCAAAATGCCACGGTTGTGACTTATATCAAAAAATGGGGAATGAAAGCGTATTACAAAAAGCTGATGGATTCCACGCGTCTGAAGTATTTGATTCAACAAAAAACAGGGAAGGTTTCGGAAGATTCCGGCTATTTTGCCGACCCTGCCAGAGCTAAAGAGCAGAATATGTACATGGATTCTGCAAATCTTTTAGAAACGGAAGGCCAGGAGGAATCCTTGGCGGAGTTGAGGCGGCATTTGCCTTCCTTTTTCTCCCTTATAAAGAAACGCGCGAAAATTGGTCATATAGCGATGTTTTATCCGATTATTTTCTGGCGAGTTCGCCGCTTTATGGTCGTCTTATTTATTTTAAACGGTTTTCGTAAGTATCCTTTGAACGTTTCGTTGGGTTTAACGAAAGAATATCTGATCTGGAGATTTAAGGAATGGTTTTCGTTGTCTGAAACGCCGCCGCTTGCAGGGGGCTACACCTCGCTTAGAAAGGTTTTAAGGAATAATGTATTGCCTGAAATCGTTACGGATAACCCAATGATGGAGAGCTTGCGAAAAGGCAGATAA
- the gcvT gene encoding glycine cleavage system aminomethyltransferase GcvT, which translates to MTPESDSSLKITPLHEIHKELGAKLVPFAGWHMPIQYAGVMEEHLCVRQAVGVFDVSHMGEIDVKGPEAKAFLQYLTTNDLNKMSDGSVLYALMCYENGGVVDDLLIYRYSNEHYFLCVNASNTEKDFRWISEQAGQFKVEIADISAATAQLAVQGRNAEALLQTLSDISLSQIEYYHFKKGKIHNIECIISRTGYTGEDGFELYMDSDSAAGLFKKILADGAAQGLQPIGLGARDTLRLEMAYSLYGNEIDADCNPFEAGLGWVIRLDKEEDFIGKKTLNELKVNGPKRRIVGLKLQTRGVPRSHYKVLNQGETAGEVTSGGFSPSLNAGIALAYVDPSQAKVGNTLDIEIRNRPFPAQIVKMPFVPSSVKK; encoded by the coding sequence ATGACACCCGAATCTGATTCCTCTTTAAAAATAACGCCTCTGCACGAAATCCACAAGGAACTGGGCGCAAAACTTGTCCCCTTCGCCGGCTGGCATATGCCGATTCAGTATGCAGGCGTTATGGAAGAACATTTATGCGTCCGCCAAGCGGTTGGCGTTTTTGACGTCAGCCATATGGGAGAAATTGACGTTAAAGGGCCGGAAGCAAAAGCCTTTCTGCAATACCTGACGACCAATGACCTGAACAAGATGTCGGACGGCTCGGTTCTTTATGCCCTCATGTGCTATGAAAATGGCGGCGTCGTGGACGATTTGTTAATCTATCGTTACTCGAACGAGCATTATTTTTTGTGCGTGAATGCGTCGAATACGGAAAAAGATTTCCGCTGGATCAGCGAACAAGCCGGACAATTCAAGGTCGAAATTGCCGATATCAGCGCCGCTACGGCGCAGTTGGCGGTTCAGGGTCGAAACGCCGAAGCCCTGCTACAAACGTTGAGCGATATCTCCCTGAGTCAAATCGAATATTATCATTTTAAAAAAGGGAAAATCCATAACATTGAGTGTATAATTTCCCGGACCGGCTACACAGGAGAAGATGGCTTTGAATTATACATGGATTCCGATTCCGCCGCCGGTCTATTTAAGAAAATTCTTGCAGACGGAGCCGCTCAGGGTTTACAACCGATCGGCCTGGGCGCGCGCGATACGCTGAGACTGGAAATGGCTTATTCGCTGTACGGTAATGAAATCGACGCAGACTGCAACCCCTTCGAAGCAGGTCTTGGCTGGGTGATTCGCCTGGACAAAGAAGAAGATTTCATCGGTAAAAAGACGTTGAATGAATTAAAGGTCAATGGGCCAAAGCGGCGAATCGTCGGTTTGAAACTGCAGACCCGGGGCGTCCCGCGATCCCATTATAAGGTATTGAACCAGGGCGAAACGGCAGGCGAGGTGACCAGCGGGGGATTTTCACCCTCGTTAAACGCCGGCATCGCGCTGGCTTATGTTGATCCTTCGCAGGCCAAAGTTGGGAACACGCTGGACATAGAGATCAGGAACCGCCCTTTTCCCGCCCAGATCGTCAAAATGCCGTTCGTGCCTTCATCGGTAAAAAAATAA
- a CDS encoding sulfotransferase produces the protein MKDPFETIKTIPICFQIAIGHCGNDWLHSLFDSHKQILTIPLFNFHDVWRLNHCHQFIEPEEMFSSWKNYFEGQPDRHAIRKKFLKSESEKETFYRRFYELLKLHGVSPNAVYWAIHSAYAHAKNIDLQRIRLIFSQEHFPFEVEQIMESFPDSFFLTLVRDPRAALAGGFKAAKNQHGHLPDYHFNANIERWMFVWNFHQRFRDRLRDRYIIAQNESLNSDLKTGMERIASALNIDFSESLLMPSLLGEPWGMEGESAYVKAESNPIKEQKDFYSPRKAQLRWKANLRLNEVAMIEFLFSDFMNHFQYKRTTGKGIFWTTLGFFTFLLPSKTLLKHWMNTYPEVQEFKTVSKKLTSSTRIVWRTMPNPIKFICILLHSMGVRLRYYFIPKYLGIRYD, from the coding sequence TTGAAAGATCCATTCGAAACCATTAAAACGATACCTATTTGTTTCCAGATTGCCATCGGGCACTGTGGAAACGACTGGCTCCACAGTCTATTTGATTCTCATAAACAGATACTCACCATTCCCCTGTTTAATTTCCATGATGTCTGGCGGCTAAACCATTGTCATCAATTTATAGAACCTGAAGAAATGTTTTCTTCATGGAAAAATTATTTTGAAGGCCAACCGGATCGCCACGCCATTCGAAAGAAATTTCTCAAATCAGAATCAGAAAAAGAAACATTTTATAGGCGCTTTTATGAGCTTTTGAAACTTCACGGCGTCTCTCCGAACGCTGTCTATTGGGCTATACACAGCGCGTACGCACATGCCAAAAATATTGACCTCCAAAGGATACGGCTCATTTTTTCCCAAGAACATTTTCCCTTCGAAGTCGAACAAATAATGGAGAGCTTCCCAGACTCATTTTTTCTTACACTTGTTCGAGATCCGAGAGCGGCTCTCGCGGGCGGATTCAAGGCGGCCAAAAATCAACACGGGCACCTTCCTGACTATCATTTCAATGCAAACATTGAGCGCTGGATGTTTGTGTGGAACTTTCATCAACGTTTTCGCGACCGACTGAGAGACCGGTATATCATCGCTCAAAATGAGAGTTTGAACTCGGACTTGAAAACCGGAATGGAGCGCATTGCCAGTGCGCTCAATATAGATTTCTCAGAGTCCCTGCTAATGCCCTCTTTGTTGGGGGAACCCTGGGGCATGGAAGGAGAGAGCGCATACGTCAAAGCGGAGAGCAACCCTATAAAGGAACAAAAAGATTTTTATTCTCCCCGGAAAGCCCAGCTACGCTGGAAGGCCAATTTGCGACTAAATGAAGTTGCTATGATTGAATTTCTATTCTCTGATTTTATGAACCATTTTCAATACAAGCGAACCACAGGCAAGGGAATCTTCTGGACGACATTGGGCTTTTTTACTTTCTTATTACCCAGCAAAACTCTACTTAAACATTGGATGAATACATACCCCGAAGTTCAAGAGTTTAAAACAGTCTCGAAAAAACTGACCTCCTCCACACGGATCGTTTGGAGGACGATGCCAAACCCGATCAAATTTATCTGCATTCTTCTCCACTCCATGGGAGTGAGACTCCGCTATTATTTTATTCCTAAATATTTGGGAATTCGATATGATTAA